A region of Oncorhynchus masou masou isolate Uvic2021 chromosome 29, UVic_Omas_1.1, whole genome shotgun sequence DNA encodes the following proteins:
- the LOC135519727 gene encoding uncharacterized protein LOC135519727: MLASRHSTDRQQPESGQYDGGGTWLEPRRNTDSEWSAEQQLEDESEQSVVAEQQQEDESEQSVLAEQQQEDESEQSVVVVEQQLGDESEQSVVVEQQLEDESEQSVVAEQQQSVVAEQQLVDESEQSVMAEQQLEDERVVVVVAEQQLGDESEQSVVVVVAEQQLGDETEQEWWWWWSSSWGTRVSSRWWWWRSQPVRAVVKHGRNRGSKAASGDFNG; the protein is encoded by the exons ATGCTAGCGAGCCGGCATTCCACTGACAGACAGCAGCCCGAATCAGGGCAGTACGATGGTGGTGGAACATGGCTTGAGCCCAGGAggaacactgacagtgagtggTCGGCGGAGCAGCAGCTGGAGGATGAGAGTGAGCAGTCGGTGGTGGcggagcagcagcaggaggatgAGAGTGAGCAGTCGGTGTTGGcggagcagcagcaggaggatgAGAGTGAGCagtcagtggtggtggtggagcagcAGCTGGGGGATGAGAGTGAGCAGTCGGTGGTGGTGGAGCAGCAGCTGGAGGATGAGAGTGAGCAGTCGGTGGTGGCAGAGCAGCAGCAGTCGGTGGTGGCGGAGCAGCAGCTGGTGGATGAGAGTGAGCAGTCGGTGATGGCGGAGCAGCAGCTGGAGGATGAGA gagtggtggtggtggtggcggagcAGCAGCTGGGGGACGAGAGTGAGCagtcggtggtggtggtggtggcggagcAGCAGCTGGGGGACGAGACTgagcaggagtggtggtggtggtggagcagcAGCTGGGGGACGAGAGTGAGCagtcggtggtggtggtggcgcagCCAACCAGTCAGAGCGGTGGTGAAACACGGTCGGAACCGAGGGAGCAAGGCTGCGTCGGGGGACTTCAACGGATAG